A single Coleofasciculaceae cyanobacterium DNA region contains:
- a CDS encoding response regulator transcription factor, translating into MIRIIVYDSNSILLAGLVSILGSLPELKIVGSFFDEASLRLLSDCAPDLLLIEQIPDEDLWWLSRWIFKTELEMAGILLTDYITSEEMREYLALGFKAFLPYLINTTEIATAIDAVMAGLIVIHPELIPLDQRNNSAITPEAQIDVHLTAREMEVLRLLGDGFNNQAIASTLQISKHTVKFHISSILSKLNVSSRTEAVTVGLRQGLIRL; encoded by the coding sequence ATGATTCGGATTATCGTGTATGACTCTAATTCAATTTTGCTGGCTGGTTTAGTTAGCATTCTCGGTAGCTTGCCAGAGTTAAAAATAGTAGGGAGTTTTTTTGATGAAGCGAGTTTAAGATTATTGAGCGATTGCGCCCCCGATTTGTTGTTAATAGAGCAAATACCCGACGAAGATTTGTGGTGGTTGTCACGATGGATATTCAAGACCGAGTTGGAGATGGCGGGTATTTTATTGACCGACTATATAACTAGTGAAGAGATGAGGGAATATCTCGCTCTGGGTTTTAAGGCTTTTTTACCCTATTTAATCAACACCACAGAAATTGCCACAGCGATCGATGCGGTGATGGCTGGTTTAATTGTAATTCATCCTGAGTTAATACCTCTCGACCAAAGAAATAATTCTGCCATCACTCCCGAAGCTCAAATCGATGTTCATTTAACGGCTAGAGAAATGGAGGTGCTACGGTTACTTGGAGATGGATTTAATAATCAAGCAATTGCCTCTACTCTACAAATATCCAAACATACGGTCAAGTTTCATATCAGTTCAATTCTATCCAAGCTCAATGTCTCCAGTCGTACCGAAGCAGTTACAGTAGGATTGCGACAGGGATTGATTAGGCTTTGA